Below is a window of Chryseobacterium arthrosphaerae DNA.
GTAAGAAAGCGTTTCCATAGTCAAAGAAATACGTGCCTTTTTCTGTATGCCTGTTGATTGCTGCGGCGTGTCTTCTTAAAGTTTCCTGAACTTTCTCTTTAAATAATTCAGGATCTTCAGCCATCATTTTATTAGATTCCTCGAAACTCTGGCCTACAGGATAATATCCACCCGCCCAAGGGTTGTGAAGTGAAGTCTGGTCTGAACCTATATCGATTCTCAGATTTTCCTGATCAAATTTCTCCCAAACCTCAACAATATTTCCAAGGTAAGCCAAAGAAACCGTTTCTTTATTTTCCTGTGCCTCTCTTACTCTCTTTACCAGTGCATCAAGATCTTCATGAATCTCATTCACCCATTTCTGATCGTGGCGGATTCTGGTGATTTTCGGATTTACTTCTGCACATACTGTAACACAGCCTGCAATATTTCCTGCTTTTGGCTGGGCACCACTCATTCCTCCTAATCCTGAAGTTACAAAAAGGCCTCCTTTCGGTTCTTTTTTAATCTTTCTGAATGCATTTAAAACGGTAATTGTTGTTCCGTGAACAATTCCCTGCGGGCCGATATACATATAACTTCCCGCAGTCATCTGACCGTATTGGGTTACTCCAAGCGCATTGAATTTCTCCCAGTCGTCCGGCTTTGAATAATTGGGAATCATCATCCCATTGGTCACCACTACTCTCGGAGCATCTTTATGGGAAGGAAACAGCCCCATCGGATGTCCTGAATACATTACCAGCGTTTGCTCATCACTCATTTCAGAAAGGTACTTCATCGTCAGCAGGTACTGTGCCCAGTTGGAGAATACGGCACCATTTCCACCGTAAGTAATCAATTCATGAGGATGCTGTGCTACGGCATAATCCAGATTGTTCTGGATCATCAGCATAATGGCTTTAGCCTGTTCGGATTTTCCCGGATAATCGGTGATGGGTCTTGCCTTCATTTCATAATCCGGACGGAAACGGTACATATAGATTCTTCCGTAATCTTCCAGTTCCTGCTTAAATTCAGGAATCAGTTCTGCATGAAATCCGGGATCGAAATAACGTAAAGCATTCTTCAATGCCAGCTTTTTTTCTTCTTCTCCTAAAATCTCTTTGCGTTTCGGAGCATGGTTGATATTCGTTTCGTATGGTTTAGGCTGTGGCAGCTGATGAGGGATCCCCTGTTGAATTTGTTCTTGGAATGTCATATTGCTATTTAAAGTTCTATGTTTTAAA
It encodes the following:
- a CDS encoding urocanate hydratase, with amino-acid sequence MTFQEQIQQGIPHQLPQPKPYETNINHAPKRKEILGEEEKKLALKNALRYFDPGFHAELIPEFKQELEDYGRIYMYRFRPDYEMKARPITDYPGKSEQAKAIMLMIQNNLDYAVAQHPHELITYGGNGAVFSNWAQYLLTMKYLSEMSDEQTLVMYSGHPMGLFPSHKDAPRVVVTNGMMIPNYSKPDDWEKFNALGVTQYGQMTAGSYMYIGPQGIVHGTTITVLNAFRKIKKEPKGGLFVTSGLGGMSGAQPKAGNIAGCVTVCAEVNPKITRIRHDQKWVNEIHEDLDALVKRVREAQENKETVSLAYLGNIVEVWEKFDQENLRIDIGSDQTSLHNPWAGGYYPVGQSFEESNKMMAEDPELFKEKVQETLRRHAAAINRHTEKGTYFFDYGNAFLLEASRAGADVMADNPTLGREFKYPSYVQDIMGPMCFDYGFGPFRWVCTAGTPKDLKKTDDIACAVLEEMIKSSPEEIQQQMKDNIQWIKGAQENKLVVGSQARILYADAEGRMKIAEAFNKAIKNGEIGPVVLGRDHHDVSGTDSPYRETSNIYDGSRFTADMAIHNVIGDSFRGATWVSIHNGGGVGWGEVINGGFGMLLDGSDDADRRLKSMLFWDVNNGISRRSWARNEGAVFAIKRAMEAEPNLKVTLPNLVDENLL